The proteins below come from a single Zea mays cultivar B73 chromosome 8, Zm-B73-REFERENCE-NAM-5.0, whole genome shotgun sequence genomic window:
- the LOC100276164 gene encoding uncharacterized protein LOC100276164, translating to MGHAGSSDGCVRRGRLQRWWPHEAWLAPVSFDDQLLRSDGLGGGVLR from the coding sequence ATGGGACACGCGGGTAGCTCCGACGGGTGCGTGAGGCGCGGTCGTCTCCAGCGGTGGTGGCCACATGAGGCGTGGTTGGCTCCGGTGTCCTTCGATGACCAACTCCTTCGATCTGATGGCCTCGGCGGCGGCGTCCTCCGATGA